The window CAGATCGCACTCGTCAAACAATGGATCGACTTTTCGGAGATCCTCGGCGCACCCGTCATCCGCATTTTTGCTGGCCATGAAAAGCCAGGCACCACGCCCGCGCAGGCTCATTCGCTGATGGTCTCCGGCATCGAAGAGTGCTGCGAATACGCTGGCCAGCACGGTGTGCATCTGGCCCTCGAAAATCACGGCGGCCCCACCGCCACGGCCGAAGGCTTGCTTCAATTTGTGCGCGATGTAAACAGCCCGTGGTTCGGCGTGAACCTCGACAGCGGCAATTTCCACAGCGACGATCCCTACAAGGAACTCGCTCAGATCGCGCCGTACGCCCTCAATGCTCAGATCAAAGTTGTGATGAGCGGCCCCGACAAAAAGAAAATCCCCGCCGACTACAAACGACTCGCCAAGATCCTGCGCGACTCGCACTACCGCGGCTACATCGTGCTCGAATACGAAGAAGCCGGCGATGTGCGCGAGGAATGTGCGAAGCATCTTGGCGACGTCCGCGCGGCGTTTGCTTAAGGCGGAGCGCGGAGAACTCGACGATGACCCTCGTGGTTGCCAATGCAACGTTTGCCGGCCCCGCGCCGTCGCTGGCAGAGATCTGCGCGGAGATCGAAAAGATCTGCGGACAGCCAGTCATTGCCAAAGACCACGGCGAACATGAGCTGCGCGAGTGGAGTGCGGATATCGCGTTTGCCTGCACACCCAATAACACCATTGAGATCTATGTTTTTTCTCCAGAGAAGCTGGCCGCGTTCAATGCTGACTTTTTCGGCGAGCTTATGGCAGCCGCGCGGCTGAAAAAGTTGAATGACAACGGCCCAAGCCGGACCGTGAATCTGCGGGGCTATCTTGGCCAAGAACTAACGCTGCTGGGCATGGCCGAGTTGGCGCTCGAAAACCTTTCGGGAAAGCTGCAATTCCCTTTTTCCAGTGAGAGGCGAGCGGAACTCAATCAGCCGATCACCGCGAAGGAACTCGTGAGTCGTCGTCGCAGGGCCGGTCGGCAATCGAGTATGACGAATCTCGTTCTCGCTTTCGCCTTGCCGATCGTGGTGATCTGGTCCATTGCCGTTGCGCTGATCAGATTGCCGTTCAATCTCTGGAGAGCATGGCGGATGCTAAGTTAGTCGCGCAACTTCAGGCCTTCGCTGTCGGTGACGTGACCAAAGAGGATCCGCAGCGAATCGGTGATACTCCAGCAGAGGAGGCCGCCGAAGGTGAAGAACATGGCGAGGCCGAGGCCGACATAGCCGAGATAAAAGCGGTGAATGCCGAACATGCCGAGAGTCAGGCCGAGGAGGACCGCGATCGGTTTGCTATGGGGGCTGAGTTGCTCTTCGGCTTCTTCTTCGTCCTCGTCATCCGCAGGCGCGACGGTTTTGATCTTCGACTTTGAACGGCGCACCACCGAACTCGCAGTTGCGGCGGGCGGCTCGGTGTGAATCGATGATTCAGCGGCTCGACTCACGATTGGCGCAGCGGGCGCGGGTGGCTCGGGGGCCGGCTCTTCGAGATCAGGATAGATTTCGCTGGCCCACTGCCATTGCTCGGTTCCTTCGAGCAGCAGTTGCGAGTCGGCCGTCATTCGCCCTTCGTCATGCCAAGCGTCGAGCGTGGCGCGATCGACGGGGCCGAACGTTTCCTCGTCCTCCCCTTTGAGAAACCACATGTCCACCGCAGGCGCGGGAGGCGGAGCGACCGGCGGGAGCTCGGGCAGTTTCGGTTTCGTGATGGGCGCTGGCGGCGGAACCGGAACAGGTGGGGGTGAAGGTTTCTTCGCCACCGGCGTCGGCGGCAACCAGTCCTTGCTGGACGGCTGCGGCTTGGGACTTTCTTTCGGCGGTTCTTTGCGCGGCGATTCTTTCGGCAGTGGCGGCGCCTCGAACGATGGCGGCGCGGGCTCTTGCGATGCAGTTCGCCAGGTCGAGCGCAGATTTTCTGCAGGTGCCGGCGGCGGAGTTGTTACCACTGCGGGTGGCGCCGATGGAGCCGGCGGCGCTGGACGAGCGGCAACCACCGGGGCTGGCGGATCGGCCGTGAGTGGCGGCACCTTGAGGGGGCCTTTGCACTTGGGGCAACGGATTTTCTTTCCCGCCGCGGCATCGGGCAGGCGAAACTTTCCTTCGCAACTGGGGCAAACGGCTTCTACGGGCATGAGAGGTGGGCTGGTGCAAACTGGCGGCGGTTCGGCAACGAATACTTATCCTGCGCACCGGCGAGGCGGTTTGCTAGAGGCAGCCGAAGTTTTCAACCGGTCGAGGCCGGCTACTTGGCGTTGGCCACGTAGAGTTCGTTCTGCGGATCGAGTTCGGCGGCGCGACGCAGGTGCTGCTGAGCTTCGTGTTCGCGGCCAGGGAACTCACTGATGAGCATGCCGAGGACATGATGGATTTCGGCCGACTCGGGCGCGTGAACGAGGCATTCGCGCAGTTGTTTTTCGGCGGCGAGAAAGTCTTCTTGCGAAGTGAGCACCTCGGCGAGACGCAGCCGAGCGTTCACATCGCTGGGCGAGCGGTCGATGATCGCGGTGAGCATGGCCACGCTCTTTTGCGAATCGCCGCGCTGCCAATGATTGATAGCCGCCTGCACTTGCGCGGCGTCGCGTTGCTTTTCGAAGGCCTTCAGCGCGTCTTGCTTGCGTCCCGCGTAGGTTTGCTTGGTCTCGGCGGGCTTCGCGCGACGCATGGGGTTGGCCTGCGGCAGCGAAGCGCAACCGGGAAGCATCGTCAGAGCGATCAGCGCGAGCAGGGTGACGGTGGTGGAGATTTTCATGACGGCCTCGGTGTTGAAAATCCAACGGTGTCTTACGGCAGGCGTGTGGCTTGTTCGAGCGGATCGGCAATCATCACGCCAGGTGGCAGACGCTCGATGGTGCTCGACCGTCCCGGTTGGCCCGGATCAGGCACGGCTTGCATTTCGGGATCGCCAAAGCCTTCGGGGTTCTGCCACGGCGAGCCTTGCCGCGAGTAATCGCGATAGCGACGTTCCCACGGACGCAGGCCGAACTTGAGGTAGTCGTGAATGCTCTCGTCCTGGAAGCCGCCGGCGGCGACCACTTCGTTGCGGAGGTTGATGGCTTCGCGGCTGAGCGGATCGAAATGCACGGCGAGATTGACCTGCCGCAGTGCTACGTCGTAGTCCTGGGCATTGTAGGCGGCGCGGGCTTTTCGCAGCCAATGGTTGCCGTAGTTGCGGCGGGCGATCGGGCTCATCTTGTCGAAGTAGATGCTTTGCCGCTGCGTAAATTCGTTGCCGAGCTTCTGACCTTCCTGGCTCATCATCGGATCGGCAATGATCTTCGGCGTGATGAGGACGATGATTTCGGTCCGGCTGATGTCTTCATTCTTCTGACGGAAGGCGGTGCCGACGTATGGCAAGCTGCCGAGCAGCGGAATCTGGTTGGTTGTGGTCGCCAGGTCTTCACGAATCAGACCGCCAATGACCACCGTGCAGCCATCGTTGCACATCACGTTGGTGGTGACCTGCGTCAGCGCTTTGTTGGGCAACGTCAGGCCTTGTTGCACGGTCACACTGCCGGTCGAGAGTTCCGGGTGAACCTCCATGCGGATCAGGCCGTCGTGACTGATGAACGGCCTGATGCGGAGGAGCGTGCCGACGTCGAGGAAGTTGACGGTTTGCGTCGAGGCGTTTTCGGTGACCGTGGTGCTGACGTAACCGAGTTGTTCGCCGATTTGAATTTCGGCTCGTTGCTTGTTGAGGCACATCAGCCGTGGCGAAGCGATGACGTTGGTATCGCCGATCGTTTCGAGGGCGTTGACGAACAGCGAGAGGTTTTGATCGAGATAGCCGAACTTCAGGCCACCTTGCGTGACGTCGATGGCTGCGAGCGTGGCGAGTGGGCTGCCGCTGATCAGGGCGACGTTGTCGTTCCCCTTGAGGGCGGCGAAGTTCACGCCCATTTTGTACTTGTCCGAAAGCTTGACGCTGAGGATCATCGCCTCGATCGAAACTTGCGTCGGCTTGCAATCGACATCAATAAAGATCTGATCGAGTTGCTTGAGAACGGCTTCGAAGTCGCGAACGATCACGACGTCGGTGGACGCCAGATTGTTGCCGCCGGTTTTGACGTGATCGGCAGGAATGTCGACTTCGGCCGGCGCAGAAACCGTGACCTTGCCGATCGCCGGCGTGAGCAGCGAAGTGAACAAGGCTTGCAGATCGGCGGCTTTGACGTAGTTCGGGCGATAGACGCGCGTCATCACGCGGTCTTCGGTTTGGTCCATGGCTTCGAAATCGGCCGGCGTGCCGATGTAGACGATTTCCCCTTCGCGACGAGCGATAAAGCCCGTCGACTTGAGAATCGCTGCGAGCATTGTTTCCAGACTCACGCCGCTCAGCGATGCGGTGACCGTGCCGGTGACGCTCTTGCTGGCGATGATGTTCAAGCCGCCCTGTTCGCTCAGCATCTGCAGCACCAGACGAATGTCTTCATCCTTGGCGTTCATCGAGAGCTTGGTGCCGTTGCCGGTGATCTGGGCCGGTGGCGACGGCAGCGGTTCGGGTGGTGGAGCCGCGGGAGCTTGTGCTTGTGGTGGCTGCGGCTGCGGTGGTTGATAAGCGATCGGTTGCGGCGGTGGATTAAGGCGCTGCTCTTCTTGCTGTTCCACCTTGGCTAGGATGTTGCTGAGGAAGCGATGATTCTTTTGCGCGTTCCGATCGAGCAGCGCGATGCTGTCTTGCAGGTCTTCGATTTGACCGGTGACTGCGCGGCGATACGCGGCAATTTCCGGCGCATGAGTTGGCACTTGCTCAAACGCTGGCGCTGGGGGCGGCTGCGGAATGACCGGCGCAGGTGCAACGGCAATGACAGCTGCTGCGGGATTCTCCGGCGTGTCGGGCACCGCCTTCGGCGCGGGCTGTGTGAGCGCGAGCGCAATGGCCACGCCCAGTCCAACAGCGGCACAGGCCCCGAGAATCAAGATTCGTAATGCGTTCGGCATGGTCGTCCCTGACCTGGTTGAACGTTCTTATTCGTTAGTTGGCTGCAGCTCGCCGCTAGCCAGCGTGGGCTTGGTTCGCTCGATGCGAAACGGTTGCCCTTCAAATTTCAAATCGACACCCTGCTCGTCGATGGCAGTGATGCGGAACTCCACCTTCGGGGCGCCGTTGTCGCCGCCGAACAGGAGCACATCGCCGACGCGAAAGAGCTTGCCGCGAATGACCGCCGAAGGGCCCTTCTTGCCAATCAGCACGCTCGACAGCGTTACGCCGCTGAGCAGTTGCTCGGCCAATTCGTTTTCCACGGCAGGTGGTTTGGCTGACAGTTGAGTTTCGGGCTTCGCTTCGATCGGTTTGATTTTTGTGTCCGTCGCAGCCGCATGAGCCAAGGGCTGAAAGGGATTTCGCCAATCGGCGTTATGCACGGCAGCTTGCATCAGGCGATCTTGCGCGAGTGTATCGCGGATGCGATCCCAGTGGGCCGTATTCGTCGCGGGATGAGCGGCAGCTTTCACCAGCACGGGGTCATCGCCGCGGATCACTTTCGCGGCAGGTCCGCTGCCGGGCTTGCCCTTCCCCTTGATGCTCTTCATGACGAGCGGGGCCCAAAAGTAGAGCGCAACGAGCAGCATCAAGCCGAGCGCGCCCGCTTTTTGCGGGCTGGCGGCTGCATCCTTCTTTAGTCGTTTGATTAGTTTATCTAGCTTCACAGTCTTACCTCAGTCGCGCCGAGTCCCGGCAATTTCTGCCGAACGCAGCGCATAGTCTGTTCATCGGTCAGGTCGACTTTGCCTGTGCGGAATTTTCGTCAAGCTCGATGAAAATCGTCAAAGTCATTTCGACTCGCAAGGTTTGTGTATTTTCGCCAGCCGGTGATAGCGTCAGGTGCGAGACCCAAACGCGATGTGGCAGCGTCTCGACTCGCTGCAAAAATTGAAATACTTGCTCGAAATCTCCCTCGAGCGCGACAGCAATCGGTTGCTGCGCGATGGTTTGCAAGCGGACCTGCGGTTCGGGATCGAACCGTTGCAAGGTCACGCCGGCCTGACGGGCTTGCTGCGTGATGCTGGAGAGCGCGCGACCGGTTTCG is drawn from Anatilimnocola floriformis and contains these coding sequences:
- a CDS encoding sugar phosphate isomerase/epimerase family protein; amino-acid sequence: MRPNRREFLTAAAQATALAVTAGAATAIEPIPRNGTPKFKFSLAAYSYRSLLAGKEPTATLTDFINDCAKFGCEGTELTSYYFPKAVTHDYLRSLRRQCFRLGLDVSGTAVGNDFGHPPGEERSKQIALVKQWIDFSEILGAPVIRIFAGHEKPGTTPAQAHSLMVSGIEECCEYAGQHGVHLALENHGGPTATAEGLLQFVRDVNSPWFGVNLDSGNFHSDDPYKELAQIAPYALNAQIKVVMSGPDKKKIPADYKRLAKILRDSHYRGYIVLEYEEAGDVREECAKHLGDVRAAFA
- a CDS encoding NINE protein, giving the protein MPVEAVCPSCEGKFRLPDAAAGKKIRCPKCKGPLKVPPLTADPPAPVVAARPAPPAPSAPPAVVTTPPPAPAENLRSTWRTASQEPAPPSFEAPPLPKESPRKEPPKESPKPQPSSKDWLPPTPVAKKPSPPPVPVPPPAPITKPKLPELPPVAPPPAPAVDMWFLKGEDEETFGPVDRATLDAWHDEGRMTADSQLLLEGTEQWQWASEIYPDLEEPAPEPPAPAAPIVSRAAESSIHTEPPAATASSVVRRSKSKIKTVAPADDEDEEEAEEQLSPHSKPIAVLLGLTLGMFGIHRFYLGYVGLGLAMFFTFGGLLCWSITDSLRILFGHVTDSEGLKLRD
- a CDS encoding tetratricopeptide repeat protein — protein: MKISTTVTLLALIALTMLPGCASLPQANPMRRAKPAETKQTYAGRKQDALKAFEKQRDAAQVQAAINHWQRGDSQKSVAMLTAIIDRSPSDVNARLRLAEVLTSQEDFLAAEKQLRECLVHAPESAEIHHVLGMLISEFPGREHEAQQHLRRAAELDPQNELYVANAK
- a CDS encoding type II secretion system protein GspD, with the protein product MPNALRILILGACAAVGLGVAIALALTQPAPKAVPDTPENPAAAVIAVAPAPVIPQPPPAPAFEQVPTHAPEIAAYRRAVTGQIEDLQDSIALLDRNAQKNHRFLSNILAKVEQQEEQRLNPPPQPIAYQPPQPQPPQAQAPAAPPPEPLPSPPAQITGNGTKLSMNAKDEDIRLVLQMLSEQGGLNIIASKSVTGTVTASLSGVSLETMLAAILKSTGFIARREGEIVYIGTPADFEAMDQTEDRVMTRVYRPNYVKAADLQALFTSLLTPAIGKVTVSAPAEVDIPADHVKTGGNNLASTDVVIVRDFEAVLKQLDQIFIDVDCKPTQVSIEAMILSVKLSDKYKMGVNFAALKGNDNVALISGSPLATLAAIDVTQGGLKFGYLDQNLSLFVNALETIGDTNVIASPRLMCLNKQRAEIQIGEQLGYVSTTVTENASTQTVNFLDVGTLLRIRPFISHDGLIRMEVHPELSTGSVTVQQGLTLPNKALTQVTTNVMCNDGCTVVIGGLIREDLATTTNQIPLLGSLPYVGTAFRQKNEDISRTEIIVLITPKIIADPMMSQEGQKLGNEFTQRQSIYFDKMSPIARRNYGNHWLRKARAAYNAQDYDVALRQVNLAVHFDPLSREAINLRNEVVAAGGFQDESIHDYLKFGLRPWERRYRDYSRQGSPWQNPEGFGDPEMQAVPDPGQPGRSSTIERLPPGVMIADPLEQATRLP
- the pilO gene encoding type IV pilus inner membrane component PilO, with translation MTKSKAAQNRSLPSWLVTGVVATLAVLYTLFVFLPTQHKTAALKSKKYELMQYVANRSKTNEKITQARQRQSQVEQVSLAWRENAPDVSETGRALSSITQQARQAGVTLQRFDPEPQVRLQTIAQQPIAVALEGDFEQVFQFLQRVETLPHRVWVSHLTLSPAGENTQTLRVEMTLTIFIELDENSAQAKST